One window of the Osmia bicornis bicornis unplaced genomic scaffold, iOsmBic2.1, whole genome shotgun sequence genome contains the following:
- the LOC123988990 gene encoding uncharacterized protein LOC123988990, with the protein MGTAKEMMMEETSDSEWETVQRRKRETAIETGRNRLEGTRRQEEARTPKERKAIRDTPRKRPIRPQAIAVRFGKETSFADILKKVKGAAGPAPEGVKTVKQTRAGNLLIEFAQGADLDNFKKVIDGKLGMNVEVASLQQRADIELKGIDPSADKTEVMEAIKRELGYDANDVKIKVFRTDPRQNKIAIIEGPAVEMGKLTKKARIRIGWTTVPVKEIPRLLRCYRCHEFGHVASNCKNCKEGKSYCRKCGSEDHDMRGCDKEPRCRLCLKDKLPEEEVKHVAASVRCRRAAHDLLMTSANKYEVDIIIVSEPYRVMENWFVDNTGRAAICITSKGLDVGRNVSLIKSGDGFVVIKYNSFYITSVYASPNDTMQGFEALLASLAMEVRSLAARQDEIIIMGDFNAKSPLWGADKWCNRGRVLLQFCNSADLLTTITKGGATCDRGRGTKIDIMTCNRKALYSLTESMVVEDFTASDHRYLLHTFNLTIAQDVRASPFDIKKGKLDEEGFVEAFVNKYGDDKFEARPRTHSTVEVDRFLEDLERLVKRHTRYNGSAHGKRIPVPWWNEEIASKRKLAQTARRRLTRDKAGTDLEAIQRASLAYKKCKQDLNREIRNAKRENWAKLLQEIDRDIWGRPYKVVMRTIKNKDTTPEVLSPDEVDNIVAKLFILEPDLEDLGGETDGNRTADVQEGSQDGGGHSQYHTEITQEEERILANGVEDRETGASAQGNQDPHVRKSL; encoded by the exons ATGGGTACTGCGAAAGAAATGATGATGGAGGAAACCTCGGATTCGGAGTGGGAGACGGTCCAACGGAGGAAACGAGAAACCGCAATAGAGACGGGACGAAATAGGTTGGAGGGGACACGGAGGCAGGAGGAGGCAAGGACCCCCAAAGAGAGGAAGGCTATAAGGGATACGCCGAGGAAAAGGCCGATCAGACCGCAGGCAATCGCGGTCCGCTTCGGGAAAGAAACTTCGTTTGCGGATATCCTCAAGAAGGTAAAGGGGGCGGCGGGCCCCGCTCCCGAGGGGGTCAAAACGGTAAAGCAGACGCGTGCCGGGAACCTATTGATAGAGTTTGCACAGGGAGCGGACCTGGATAACTTTAAGAAAGTGATAGATGGTAAACTAGGCATGAACGTCGAGGTGGCGAGCCTACAACAGAGAGCGGATATTGAACTAAAAGGAATAGATCCCTCGGCGGACAAAACAGAAGTAATGGAGGCAATAAAGAGGGAACTGGGATATGATGCAAACGATGTTAAGATCAAGGTGTTCAGGACGGATCCGCGGCAAAATAAAATTGCCATTATAGAGGGCCCTGCTGTGGAAATGGGGAAGCTCACTAAGAAAGCCAGAATCAGAATAGGCTGGACAACAGTCCCGGTTAAGGAAATCCCACGTCTACTGAGGTGCTACAGGTGCCATGAGTTCGGGCACGTGGCAAGCAATTGTAAGAATTGTAAGGAGGGGAAAAGTTACTGCAGGAAGTGCGGTAGCGAAGACCATGATATGAGGGGATGCGATAAGGAGCCAAGGTGTAGGTTATGTCTTAAAGACAAACTACCGGAAGAGGAGGTTAAACACGTGGCTGCCTCGGTGAGATGCAGAAG GGCAGCACATGATCTACTGATGACCTCAGCAAATAAGTATGAGGTTGATATTATTATAGTGTCGGAACCGTATAGGGTGATGGAAAACTGGTTTGTGGACAATACAGGCAGAGCAGCGATATGTATAACCAGTAAAGGGTTGGATGTGGGCAGAAATGTGTCACTAATTAAAAGTGGGGATGGTTTCGtggtaattaaatataatagtTTTTATATAACCAGTGTGTACGCGTCCCCTAATGATACAATGCAAGGATTCGAAGCTTTGCTGGCCTCACTGGCAATGGAGGTACGATCTTTGGCTGCTAGGCAAGATGAGATAATTATTATGGGGGACTTCAATGCGAAATCCCCACTCTGGGGTGCAGACAAATGGTGTAACCGGGGGAGAGTACTGCTCCAGTTCTGTAACTCGGCAGATCTCCTTACCACAATCACGAAAGGAGGGGCCACGTGCGACCGGGGAAGAGGCACCAAGATCGATATAATGACCTGTAACAGAAAGGCATTATATAGTCTTACGGAATCGATGGTGGTGGAGGATTTCACGGCATCAGACCATAGGTATCTGCTTCATACATTTAACCTGACCATAGCGCAGGATGTAAGAGCCTCACCCTTTGATATTAAGAAAGGCAAGTTAGACGAAGAAGGTTTTGTGGAGGCTTTCGTTAATAAGTATGGCGACGATAAGTTCGAAGCACGCCCTCGAACACATTCCACCGTTGAAGTAGATAGGTTCCTTGAGGATCTTGAAAGGTTGGTTAAGCGGCACACAAGGTATAACGGTTCCGCGCATGGTAAACGAATACCAGTCCCCTGGTGGAATGAGGAGATAGCGTCGAAAAGGAAGCTTGCACAAACAGCAAGACGAAGGCTTACCAGAGATAAGGCTGGTACGGACCTGGAGGCTATTCAGAGAGCATCGTTGGCATATAAGAAATGTAAGCAAGACCTAAATAGGGAAATAAGGAATGCCAAAAGGGAGAATTGGGCAAAACTACTACAGGAGATCGACAGGGATATATGGGGTAGACCGTATAAAGTTGTAATGAGGACGATTAAAAATAAGGATACTACACCAGAGGTACTATCCCCGGATGAGGTGGACAACATAGTAGCCAAGCTGTTCATATTAGAACCGGACCTGGAGGATCTCGGAGGTGAAACGGATGGCAATAGGACAGCGGATGTACAAGAGGGGAGCCAGGATGGAGGGGGTCACTCACAGTATCATACCGAAATCACGCAAGAAGAA GAGAGGATATTGGCCAACGGCGTGGAAGACCGGGAGACTGGTGCTTCTGCCCAAGGGAACCAAGACCCCCACGTCCGAAAGAGCCTATAG